From the Theobroma cacao cultivar B97-61/B2 chromosome 2, Criollo_cocoa_genome_V2, whole genome shotgun sequence genome, one window contains:
- the LOC18608987 gene encoding uncharacterized protein LOC18608987, with protein MTMAHQSSDRLTSADSAEALNVLVLDRNNNLANRNLLTDKDLVTVGPLRDGADQSRFMPTVVDSKTTFLSNAYSTEAQFHLEADKQGSFLPYLSAEGLESGFHGIYNETASLGFHGFRHSSQMPHRPYVPVSSQLPLVGDPSWLPTTRHFPTSDSSYHQPSVPLNIPNVTSKAQFSHLEFPVNIEQQLDGKRFGLRPNYLPPSGSYGGRSNFLGNSGKHCMQYQGFDGFGAAGFCSDCSKPFIGKSSLFQTSYPAASPKRVGSLEFPSNDIGMASFLKGSFYGFVSSSGSGSISYTGSRSDQSSGCGSVSSSSLGINGQNWPSLDEAREGGNCKDFSCSCTVTLDTLSERNKGPRAFKPKSQITAKGFIVDSSKNGPTNGISNGSYNRQNFVTDYVDAKFFVIKSYSEDNIHKSIKYGVWASTPSGNKKLDTAYHEAKEKQVTSPVFLLFSVNASAQFCGVAEMVGPVDFDKSVEYWLQDKWSGQFPVKWHIIKDVPNSQFRHILLENNDNKPVTNSRDTQEVELEQGIEMLNIFKNYESHSSILDDFYFYEERQKAMQERKARQLSSMVASPDDFVGESQNFVSLPNDFVKKMSKSFAEALLVNENEKTGGATRKMLSTACGGLGR; from the exons ATGACAATGGCTCACCAAAGTTCTGATCGCTTAACCTCTGCTG ACTCTGCGGAGGCTTTGAACGTTTTGGTTCTGGATAGGAACAACAACCTTGCTAATCGCAACCTGTTGACTGATAAG GATTTGGTTACAGTTGGTCCCTTGAGGGACGGTGCGGATCAGTCAAGATTCATGCCCACTGTGGTTGACTCTAAGACAACCTTTTTGTCTAATGCCTATTCCACCGAGGCACAATTCCATCTTGAAG CTGATAAACAGGGTTCATTCCTTCCATATTTGAGCGCTGAGGGCTTGGAAAGTGGCTTTCAT GGCATCTACAATGAAACTGCATCTCTTGGATTTCATGGTTTTAGGCACAGCTCTCAAATGCCACATAGACCTTATGTTCCAGTTTCATCTCAGCTGCCTCTTGTAGGGGATCCTAGTTGGTTACCCACTACAAGGCATTTCCCTACCTCAGATTCATCTTATCACCAGCCATCAGTTCCTCTAAACATTCCAAATGTTACTTCAAAGGCTCAATTTTCTCATCTAGAGTTTCCTGTGAATATTGAGCAACAACTGGATGGAAAAAGATTTGGCCTGAGACCAAATTATCTCCCTCCATCAGGATCATATGGTGGAAGAAGCAACTTCCTGGGAAACTCTGGCAAGCATTGCATGCAATATCAAGGATTTGATGGGTTTGGGGCTGCTGGATTCTGCTCAGACTGTTCAAAGCCTTTTATTGGGAAGAGTTCTTTGTTTCAGACATCATATCCAGCAGCTTCTCCAAAACGAGTTGGTTCACTAGAGTTTCCTTCAAACGACATTGGAATG GCTTCTTTCTTGAAAGGATCATTTTAtggttttgtttcttcttctggCTCTGGCTCTATAAGCTACACTGGTAGCCGAAGTGATCAAAGTTCTGGCTGTGGCAGTGTTTCCAGTTCTAGCTTAGGAATAAATGGTCAGAACTGGCCTTCGCTTGATGAAGCAAGAGAAGGGGGAAACTGCAAGGACTTTTCATGTAGTTGTACTGTAACACTTGATACATTAAGTGAGCGTAACAAGGGACCTAGGGCATTTAAGCCTAAAAGTCAGATAACCGCCAAAGGTTTTATTGTTGATAGCAGCAAGAATGGCCCAACTAATGGCATTAGCAATGGATCATACAACCGACAGAATTTTGTCACTGACTATGTGGATGCAAAGTTCTTTGTGATAAAATCTTATAGTGAAGATAATATTCACAAGAGCATAAAGTATGGTGTCTGGGCAAGCACCCCAAGTGGCAACAAAAAATTGGATACTGCTTATCATGAGGCAAAAGAGAAACAAGTGACATCGCCTGTCTTTCTGCTATTTTCG GTGAATGCTAGTGCTCAGTTTTGTGGAGTGGCTGAGATGGTGGGACCTGTTGACTTTGACAAAAGCGTGGAATATTGGCTTCAGGATAAGTGGTCGGGGCAATTCCCAGTAAAGTGGCACATTATTAAAGATGTCCCCAACAGTCAGTTCCGCCACATTCTGCTTGAAAATAATGACAACAAGCCAGTAACTAACAGTAGGGATACTCAAGAG GTGGAATTGGAGCAGGGTATTGAGATGTtgaacatttttaaaaattatgaaagtCATTCATCCATCCTAGatgatttttacttttatgaAGAACGGCAGAAAGCAATGCAGGAAAGGAAGGCTAGACAGCTAAGTAGCATGGTCGCTTCTCCAGATGATTTTGTTGGTGAATCCCAGAACTTTGTGTCACTTCCTAATGATTTCGTAAAAAAAATGTCCAAGAGCTTTGCTGAAGCTCTTTTGGTAAATGAGAATGAGAAAACGGGTGGAGCAACTAGAAAGATGCTCTCTACTGCATGTGGGGGCCTTGGGAGATGA